A genomic window from Deltaproteobacteria bacterium CG2_30_66_27 includes:
- a CDS encoding flagellar biosynthesis anti-sigma factor FlgM, with product MKINGQKPPGTVDVVRLQKLGEKTGPARPPGKPDATDKVDLSVSGKELADLMSAVNRLPDVRTEKVAGIRGRIDSGKYVVDPVQIARKMIDEIV from the coding sequence ATGAAGATCAACGGCCAGAAACCGCCGGGTACCGTGGATGTCGTCCGTCTTCAGAAGCTGGGGGAGAAAACCGGACCCGCCCGGCCGCCAGGGAAGCCGGACGCCACGGACAAGGTCGACCTGTCCGTCAGTGGAAAGGAGCTCGCTGACCTTATGAGCGCCGTCAACAGGCTCCCCGACGTCAGGACGGAGAAGGTGGCGGGGATCCGGGGTCGGATCGACTCAGGGAAATACGTCGTGGACCCCGTGCAGATCGCCCGGAAGATGATCGACGAGATCGTATGA
- the flgI gene encoding flagellar biosynthesis protein FlgA (part of the basal body which consists of four rings L, P, S, and M mounted on a central rod; Bradyrhizobium has one thick flagellum and several thin flagella; the Bradyrhizobium protein in this cluster is associated with the thin flagella) → MLILCTAVALLCGAGVPSRAERIKDLAAFEGVRENQLIGYGLVVGIDGKGDQGLATQQTIVNMLQRMGLVVNPNDLKTKNVAAVIATAMLPPFPRPGTRIDVTVSAIGDAKTLQGGMLLLTPLKGPDGKVYALGQGAVSVGGFVGGEGGNKVVKNHTTVGRVPRGGIVEKDLPFSLGKGDELRLFLHRQDFTNASRIAEKINESVKSGHSQAVDSATVMLQVPAEYKSRLPEFISLVEAIDVPVDMPARVTVNERTGTVVIGENVRISPVAIAHGNLTIEIKTELQVSQPKPFAPEKSETVVVPKTEVTAAEPKVSLTEVSGVTLGEIVKGLNTLGVTPRDLIAILQALRSSGALRAELEII, encoded by the coding sequence CTGCTCATCCTCTGCACGGCGGTCGCTCTGCTTTGCGGAGCGGGCGTCCCGTCCCGGGCGGAGCGGATCAAGGACCTCGCCGCCTTCGAGGGGGTGCGGGAGAACCAGCTGATCGGCTACGGGCTCGTCGTCGGCATCGACGGCAAGGGCGACCAGGGGCTTGCCACCCAGCAGACCATCGTCAACATGCTCCAGCGGATGGGCCTCGTCGTGAACCCCAACGACCTCAAGACCAAGAACGTGGCGGCGGTGATTGCGACGGCGATGCTGCCGCCCTTCCCGAGGCCCGGCACGCGGATCGACGTGACCGTTTCCGCCATCGGCGACGCGAAGACCCTCCAGGGCGGGATGCTCCTGCTGACCCCCCTCAAAGGGCCGGACGGCAAGGTCTACGCGCTTGGGCAAGGCGCAGTCTCCGTCGGAGGATTCGTCGGCGGCGAGGGGGGAAACAAGGTCGTGAAGAACCATACCACCGTCGGGCGCGTCCCACGCGGCGGGATCGTCGAAAAGGATCTTCCGTTCTCCCTCGGAAAGGGGGACGAACTTCGCCTTTTCCTGCACAGGCAGGACTTCACCAACGCGTCCCGCATCGCGGAGAAGATCAACGAGTCCGTAAAGTCCGGGCACTCCCAGGCCGTCGATTCCGCGACCGTGATGCTCCAGGTCCCCGCGGAATACAAAAGCCGTCTTCCCGAGTTCATCTCCCTGGTCGAGGCGATCGACGTGCCGGTCGACATGCCGGCGCGCGTGACCGTGAACGAGAGGACGGGAACCGTCGTCATAGGAGAAAACGTCCGCATTTCCCCCGTCGCCATCGCGCACGGCAACCTGACGATCGAGATCAAGACCGAGCTACAGGTTTCGCAGCCGAAGCCGTTCGCCCCCGAAAAATCCGAGACCGTAGTAGTTCCGAAGACGGAGGTGACCGCGGCCGAGCCGAAGGTCTCCCTTACCGAGGTCTCCGGTGTGACGCTCGGCGAGATCGTCAAGGGGCTAAACACCCTTGGCGTCACGCCGCGCGATCTGATCGCCATCCTCCAGGCGCTCCGGTCGTCCGGGGCGCTGCGGGCGGAGCTGGAGATCATCTGA
- a CDS encoding flagella basal body P-ring formation protein FlgA codes for MNAARSFLVFFVIALAACASSAAHAGDRAPAEILRTYVLEHRPWADVEVRNLALSADPPAGSPRRIVVEKGLPGRTVFAMEYGDGVTVKATADVAAFEEVAASARPISRERALTEGDVCLVRMAVEKIPTGAVTDLRAVIGKTLTRSIGANLPIVDRYLAGSPLVKRGGKVILLVETGRIRITTTGQTRDNAYVNSSVRAVNLASRNTVTGILIDENTVRVDY; via the coding sequence ATGAACGCGGCGCGGAGCTTCCTCGTCTTCTTCGTTATCGCCCTCGCGGCGTGCGCTTCGTCCGCGGCGCATGCGGGCGATCGCGCACCGGCGGAGATCCTCCGGACGTACGTCCTCGAGCACCGGCCGTGGGCCGACGTCGAAGTGCGCAATCTGGCCCTGAGCGCGGACCCGCCTGCGGGCAGCCCTCGCAGGATCGTCGTCGAAAAGGGGTTGCCCGGCCGGACCGTCTTCGCCATGGAGTACGGCGACGGCGTCACCGTCAAGGCGACGGCCGACGTCGCCGCGTTCGAGGAAGTAGCCGCGAGCGCCCGGCCCATTTCGAGAGAGCGTGCTCTCACGGAGGGGGACGTGTGCCTGGTGCGGATGGCGGTGGAAAAGATCCCCACCGGCGCCGTCACCGACCTGCGGGCGGTTATCGGAAAAACGTTGACGCGGTCGATCGGAGCGAACCTTCCGATCGTCGACCGTTACCTCGCGGGGTCTCCGCTCGTTAAGCGCGGCGGGAAGGTGATCCTCCTCGTGGAGACCGGCCGGATCCGGATCACCACCACCGGGCAGACGCGAGACAACGCCTACGTCAACTCATCCGTGAGAGCGGTCAACCTTGCGTCAAGGAATACGGTCACGGGGATCCTGATCGATGAGAACACGGTCCGTGTCGATTATTAG
- the flgG gene encoding flagellar basal body rod protein FlgG (makes up the distal portion of the flagellar basal body rod; Bradyrhizobium has one thick flagellum and several thin flagella; the Bradyrhizobium protein in this cluster is associated with the thick flagella), with protein MIRSLYTAATGMEAQRLNIDVVANNLANVNTTGFKRSRADFQDLLYQDEKTAGASAAEGLQIPSGIQVGLGVRPVAVQKMFAQGDFAATGNPLDLVIEGGGFFQVPKPDGEVAYTRSGAFKLDSTGRIVTSDGYPMEPTITIPTNTTSITVGTDGKITVTQPGSNTPTEVGTITLARFSNPAGLKSIGKNLFTSTDSSGEAITGNPGLDGMGTIGQGFLELSNVNVVEEMVNMISSQRAYEINSKTVQASDEMLQVINNLKR; from the coding sequence ATGATCAGATCACTCTATACCGCGGCGACGGGCATGGAAGCGCAGCGGCTCAATATCGACGTGGTGGCGAACAACCTCGCCAACGTGAACACCACCGGGTTCAAGCGCTCCCGGGCCGATTTCCAGGACCTCCTCTACCAGGACGAGAAAACGGCGGGGGCCTCGGCCGCCGAAGGGCTCCAGATCCCTTCCGGCATCCAGGTGGGGCTCGGCGTGCGCCCCGTCGCCGTCCAGAAAATGTTCGCACAGGGCGACTTCGCGGCCACGGGAAACCCGCTGGACCTCGTAATCGAGGGCGGCGGCTTTTTCCAGGTTCCGAAACCCGACGGCGAGGTCGCCTATACCCGATCGGGCGCCTTCAAGCTCGACAGCACCGGCCGTATCGTGACGTCGGACGGCTACCCCATGGAGCCTACCATCACGATACCGACCAACACGACGAGCATCACCGTCGGGACGGACGGGAAGATCACGGTGACGCAGCCAGGGAGCAATACTCCTACGGAAGTCGGCACCATCACGCTCGCACGCTTCTCGAACCCCGCTGGCCTCAAGTCGATCGGCAAGAACCTCTTCACCTCCACCGACTCGTCCGGGGAGGCGATCACGGGAAACCCCGGTCTCGACGGTATGGGCACGATCGGCCAGGGGTTCCTCGAATTGAGCAACGTGAACGTCGTCGAGGAGATGGTCAACATGATTTCGAGCCAGCGGGCCTACGAGATCAATTCGAAAACGGTCCAGGCCTCCGACGAGATGCTCCAGGTCATCAACAACCTGAAGAGATGA
- a CDS encoding chemotaxis protein CheW produces the protein MKELSAEKKIIQLVTFRLGDEEYGVDILKVHEINRMMDITAVPNAPDCIEGVINLRGKVIPVINLRMKFGLPHKQVDALSKIVVLDIGMAAGIIVDSVSEVLRISYDVVEPPPPMTASIGSEYILGVGKLKDRLLILLDIERLLGAADGDMMAKAIAS, from the coding sequence ATGAAAGAGTTGTCCGCCGAAAAGAAGATCATTCAGCTGGTGACGTTCCGGCTGGGTGACGAAGAGTACGGGGTGGACATCCTGAAGGTCCACGAGATCAACCGGATGATGGACATAACCGCGGTGCCCAACGCCCCGGATTGCATCGAGGGCGTAATCAACCTCCGGGGAAAGGTCATCCCGGTCATCAATTTGAGGATGAAGTTCGGACTTCCGCACAAGCAGGTCGACGCCCTCTCGAAGATCGTCGTGCTGGACATCGGCATGGCGGCGGGGATCATCGTCGACTCGGTCTCCGAGGTGCTGCGGATCTCCTACGACGTCGTCGAGCCGCCCCCCCCGATGACGGCGAGCATCGGCTCCGAGTACATCCTCGGAGTGGGCAAGCTCAAGGACAGGCTCCTGATCCTTCTCGATATCGAGAGGCTCCTGGGCGCCGCCGACGGCGACATGATGGCCAAGGCTATCGCGAGTTAG
- a CDS encoding chemotaxis response regulator protein-glutamate methylesterase — MTIRVLIVDDSAFMRNALTKMLSSDPEIAVVGTAWNGLDAIEKVAALKPDLVTMDVEMPKMDGIEALRRIMATNPVPVIMVSSITTEGARSTLDALDLGAVDFVPKNLSDLSVNIVKVREILIEKVKQIGGRVPGRRRPSRPFTAPSAPAPVSSSYRTERRIGIVAIATSTGGPKALQDVIPKLPKDFPVPVIVVQHMPPAFTGPFAQRLNEISGMTVKEAEEGESVRRGVVLVAPGRGHLSVRRGRTGECVIAVSENRPDLIYRPSADVMMSSVAEMYPGRAFGVILTGMGNDGEKGMRAIKSSGGRTLAQDESTCVVYGMPGAVVEAGLADKVVPIEEVAGEIVNAV, encoded by the coding sequence ATGACGATCCGGGTTCTCATCGTCGACGATTCGGCGTTCATGAGAAACGCGCTGACGAAGATGCTCTCGTCGGACCCGGAGATCGCGGTCGTCGGAACCGCGTGGAACGGTCTCGACGCGATCGAGAAGGTCGCGGCGCTCAAGCCGGACCTCGTGACGATGGACGTCGAGATGCCGAAGATGGACGGCATCGAGGCTCTTCGCCGCATCATGGCGACGAACCCCGTCCCGGTCATCATGGTCAGCTCCATCACGACGGAAGGCGCCCGTTCGACCCTCGACGCGCTCGACCTCGGTGCCGTCGACTTCGTGCCGAAAAACCTGTCGGACCTCTCGGTCAACATCGTCAAGGTCCGCGAGATCCTCATCGAAAAAGTCAAGCAGATCGGGGGGCGGGTCCCGGGCCGAAGAAGGCCGTCCCGTCCTTTCACGGCGCCGTCGGCCCCCGCACCGGTCAGTTCCAGTTACCGGACGGAGCGCCGGATCGGCATCGTCGCGATCGCGACGTCGACCGGCGGACCCAAGGCGCTCCAGGACGTCATCCCCAAGCTCCCGAAAGACTTCCCCGTGCCGGTGATCGTAGTGCAGCACATGCCGCCCGCTTTTACGGGGCCGTTCGCGCAGAGACTGAACGAGATCAGCGGTATGACGGTGAAGGAGGCCGAAGAGGGGGAATCCGTAAGGCGAGGGGTCGTCCTCGTGGCTCCCGGGCGCGGCCATCTTAGCGTCCGGCGGGGGCGGACCGGGGAGTGCGTCATCGCCGTCTCGGAGAACCGGCCCGACCTCATCTACCGCCCGTCCGCCGACGTGATGATGTCCTCGGTCGCGGAAATGTACCCGGGGCGGGCGTTCGGGGTGATCCTGACCGGCATGGGAAACGACGGCGAGAAGGGGATGCGGGCGATCAAGTCCTCCGGGGGGCGGACCCTTGCCCAGGACGAGTCGACGTGCGTCGTGTACGGGATGCCGGGGGCGGTGGTCGAAGCCGGGCTGGCCGACAAGGTGGTTCCCATCGAGGAAGTGGCGGGCGAAATCGTAAACGCCGTTTGA
- a CDS encoding two-component system response regulator, giving the protein MKILVVDDDRTTRKMLSLYLKGNGFDIVTAENGLDAIEKLGDGTVNLVVTDLNMPYMDGIEFIRTMKTNPDTGHIPALMITTEDDGEERKRAAAAGADGYLVKPVTSDTVVLKVRQLLADIFRKGRMNNA; this is encoded by the coding sequence ATGAAAATCCTGGTCGTGGACGACGACAGGACGACACGGAAGATGTTGAGTCTCTACCTGAAGGGGAACGGCTTCGACATCGTTACCGCCGAGAACGGCCTCGACGCCATCGAGAAGCTCGGCGACGGAACCGTCAACCTGGTCGTGACCGACCTGAACATGCCGTACATGGACGGCATCGAGTTCATAAGGACGATGAAGACGAACCCTGATACGGGCCACATACCGGCGCTCATGATCACGACGGAGGACGACGGCGAAGAACGCAAGCGGGCCGCGGCCGCGGGGGCCGACGGGTATCTGGTAAAACCGGTGACGTCCGACACAGTCGTGCTTAAGGTCCGGCAGCTGCTCGCGGATATCTTCCGGAAAGGGAGAATGAACAATGCTTGA
- a CDS encoding chemotaxis protein — translation MIPSTPLQEMTFRNLRDYIYDRTGIFVPDSKKYFLENRLSHRILEKKLSGFEEYLRFLQSTANGELRGLYDAVTTNETYFFREPRQFDVLANHILPRILERNRGIKIWSAACSTGEEPYTIAAVLKETAPFAKAKIFASDISPTAIKSARNGIYTSYSVRIIPPHYREKYFRSRGEIFELDEGIRKSVTFLNVNLIDETQVRAIRDVDVIFCRNVLIYFDDKSKRKAVSLMYDALGTDGVLLVGTSESLHNVTRALKPTVIDNVVIYRKA, via the coding sequence ATGATTCCGTCAACCCCCCTCCAGGAGATGACGTTCCGCAACCTCCGCGACTACATCTACGACCGGACCGGCATCTTCGTTCCGGACAGCAAGAAATATTTTCTTGAGAACCGGCTATCGCATCGAATCCTCGAGAAGAAGCTTTCGGGTTTCGAGGAGTACCTGCGGTTCCTGCAGTCGACGGCGAACGGGGAACTCCGGGGTCTCTATGACGCCGTCACGACGAACGAGACGTATTTCTTCCGCGAGCCCCGGCAGTTCGACGTCCTGGCGAACCACATCCTCCCCCGGATCCTCGAGCGGAACCGGGGGATCAAGATCTGGTCCGCCGCCTGCTCCACGGGGGAGGAGCCGTACACGATCGCGGCGGTCCTCAAGGAGACCGCCCCCTTTGCCAAGGCGAAAATTTTCGCCTCGGACATCAGCCCCACCGCGATCAAATCCGCGCGGAACGGGATCTACACCTCCTACTCGGTACGCATCATTCCGCCGCACTACCGTGAAAAGTATTTCCGGAGCCGCGGCGAGATCTTCGAGCTCGACGAAGGAATCCGGAAATCCGTTACGTTCCTGAATGTCAACCTCATCGACGAGACGCAGGTCAGGGCGATCCGCGACGTGGATGTGATCTTCTGCCGGAACGTCCTGATCTACTTCGACGACAAGTCGAAACGGAAGGCGGTCTCCCTGATGTACGACGCCCTTGGCACGGATGGGGTTCTCCTGGTCGGCACTTCCGAGAGCCTCCACAACGTCACGCGGGCGCTCAAGCCGACCGTCATCGACAATGTCGTCATCTACAGGAAGGCGTGA
- a CDS encoding flagellar synthesis regulator FleN: MRNGKPIRTIAIASGKGGVGKTNVVANMAIALQKMGKKILILDADLGLSNVDILLHLAPRYNIQHVISGEKRLSDVIVEGPFGIKVLPASSGVQELTHLDAFQRMRLLEEFETYEEDIDILLIDTSAGISENVAFFCVASQEIVILTNPEPTALTDAYALIKVLFTRYQEKQFRILVNSARNAADAKEVYRKLSVVTDRFLNVSLDYLGYIPYDKSIPDAVRAQEPFLQMFPRGLASRALDEIVARFVDPPEENVKGTLQFFIGNLVSLADAR; this comes from the coding sequence ATGCGGAACGGAAAACCGATCAGGACCATCGCCATCGCCAGCGGCAAGGGCGGAGTCGGCAAGACGAACGTCGTTGCGAACATGGCGATCGCCCTTCAGAAGATGGGGAAGAAGATCCTGATCCTCGACGCCGACCTCGGGTTGAGCAACGTGGATATCCTGCTCCACCTCGCCCCCCGCTATAACATCCAGCACGTGATCAGCGGGGAGAAGCGGCTTTCCGATGTCATCGTCGAGGGGCCGTTCGGGATCAAGGTGCTCCCGGCGTCGTCCGGCGTGCAGGAGTTGACGCACCTCGACGCGTTCCAGAGGATGCGGCTTCTCGAAGAGTTCGAGACGTACGAGGAAGACATCGACATTCTCCTGATCGACACCTCCGCCGGCATCTCGGAAAACGTGGCGTTCTTCTGCGTCGCCTCCCAGGAGATCGTCATCCTGACGAATCCCGAGCCGACGGCGCTGACCGACGCCTACGCCCTCATCAAGGTGCTCTTCACGCGGTACCAGGAGAAACAGTTCCGGATCCTCGTGAACTCCGCGCGCAACGCGGCGGATGCGAAGGAGGTCTACCGGAAGCTCTCGGTCGTCACCGACCGGTTCCTGAACGTCTCCCTCGACTATCTCGGCTACATCCCCTACGACAAGTCGATTCCCGATGCGGTCCGGGCGCAGGAGCCGTTTCTCCAGATGTTCCCCAGGGGTCTGGCCTCCCGGGCCCTCGACGAGATCGTCGCCCGCTTCGTCGATCCGCCGGAGGAGAACGTCAAGGGCACTCTGCAGTTCTTCATCGGCAATCTCGTCTCACTGGCGGACGCGCGATGA
- a CDS encoding flagellar biosynthesis protein FlhF: MKIKTFRAKTFGEALALVKREMGEDAVVLSTEEKKGPRPSVEVSAAVDYEAGEAASPKAAIPSWATPIPSPAVPPPPVREQEEIRQLKNTLIEFKTEVGSIRELIEDTRTEAKTARLPAGKRDVLRFLKKRGVREEHARGICDTANNVKEIPRAMAAGVAVRGGGMGGKKAIVLIGPTGVGKTTTVAKLAAAAIKARKRVAIVSLDSYRIGAIEQVRIYAKIMGVPLEVVPDAGRVKACLARHADKDVVFIDTTGRNPLGDAVLSELAPLYESGVPVETHLLVSATSDYDFLDRAWKSYGRLPVDCVGVTKVDEAVRYGALYNVSALFGKPIAYLTNGQTVPGDIVFPTREKVLRMILMESPAGAAPAAAER, translated from the coding sequence ATGAAAATTAAGACGTTCCGCGCGAAAACGTTCGGCGAAGCGCTTGCCCTCGTGAAGAGGGAGATGGGCGAGGACGCCGTGGTCCTGTCGACCGAGGAAAAGAAGGGCCCCCGGCCTTCGGTCGAAGTCTCCGCCGCCGTCGACTACGAGGCCGGGGAGGCGGCGTCCCCGAAGGCCGCGATTCCCTCCTGGGCCACTCCGATACCTTCCCCCGCCGTGCCGCCGCCTCCCGTCCGGGAGCAGGAGGAGATTCGGCAACTCAAAAATACCCTCATCGAGTTCAAGACCGAGGTCGGGTCCATCAGGGAACTCATCGAAGACACGCGGACCGAAGCGAAAACGGCCCGGCTTCCCGCCGGGAAGCGGGACGTCCTCCGGTTCCTCAAGAAGCGCGGGGTGCGCGAGGAGCACGCGCGCGGCATCTGCGACACGGCGAACAACGTGAAGGAGATCCCCCGCGCCATGGCCGCGGGGGTGGCGGTGCGCGGGGGGGGGATGGGAGGGAAGAAGGCGATCGTGCTCATCGGTCCGACCGGTGTCGGGAAGACGACCACCGTCGCGAAGCTCGCGGCCGCCGCGATCAAGGCCCGGAAACGGGTGGCCATCGTCAGCCTCGACAGCTACCGGATCGGCGCGATCGAGCAGGTCCGGATCTACGCGAAGATCATGGGCGTCCCGCTCGAGGTCGTTCCGGACGCGGGGCGGGTCAAGGCGTGCCTCGCGAGGCACGCCGACAAGGACGTCGTCTTCATCGATACGACGGGGCGCAACCCGCTGGGGGACGCGGTTCTGTCCGAGCTCGCGCCTCTCTACGAGTCGGGAGTTCCCGTCGAGACCCACCTCCTCGTGAGCGCGACCAGCGACTACGACTTCCTCGACAGGGCATGGAAGTCCTACGGACGTCTCCCGGTCGACTGCGTCGGCGTGACCAAGGTCGACGAAGCGGTCAGGTACGGGGCGCTCTACAACGTGTCCGCCCTGTTCGGCAAGCCGATCGCGTACCTGACGAACGGCCAGACGGTGCCCGGAGACATCGTGTTCCCGACACGGGAGAAAGTGCTCCGGATGATCCTGATGGAAAGCCCCGCGGGGGCGGCTCCGGCCGCCGCCGAACGATAA
- a CDS encoding flagellar biosynthesis protein FlhA, which translates to MKYLELLLKRGDILVALSIIALLGVMLVPLPTFILDLFLSVSIALGVVILVISVYLKRPLDFSVFPSLLLMTTLFRLSLNIASTKLILLHGSDGPDAAGHVIQSFGNFVVGGNYVVGFIVFLILVVVNFVVITKGAGRIAEVAARFTLDAMPGKQMAIDADLNAGMIDETEARRRRQDVSREADFYGAMDGSSKFVRGDAIAGIAITGINIVGGFIIGVFQMGMPMVEAAKTYTILTVGEGLVAQIPALLISTAAGIVVTRTGSSNDMGKDIAAQVIVNPKALGTSSAILLVVGLIPGLPHLPLLAMAATLGGLAYVLHKPDVPEPDEAVAATKKEEPRAESLLEVNTLALEIGYGLISLVDETGGELLQKVRAMRRQIAKEMGFIVPSIHIKDNLALRPHEYSFNIRGIEVARGEVMMGYWLAVSSDGAAAIEGTPTREPAFGLPASWIEEKDVEKAQLAGHMVVDPATVIVTHLTEIIRKHSWEILTRTEVQSLLEGVAKVYPRIVDELIPTHMTLGAVQRVLQNLLRERVPVNDLVTILETLLDYAPTTKDVDILTEYVRQALCRYITRQFTAPDGVIRVISLDPRFETALTQAMGGEPMSPAVVSRLVHGVETSLEGVRGKGAQPVILCSIQVRRFLRRLLEKFAPAIPVLSSAEVSSTAHISTVGMVKYEN; encoded by the coding sequence GTGAAGTACCTCGAGCTCCTCCTGAAGCGTGGGGACATCCTCGTCGCGCTGAGCATCATCGCGCTCCTGGGCGTTATGCTCGTCCCGCTCCCGACGTTCATCCTCGACCTGTTCCTTTCGGTCTCCATCGCGCTCGGCGTCGTGATCCTGGTGATCTCCGTTTACCTGAAACGCCCCCTCGACTTTTCCGTGTTCCCCTCGCTTCTGCTGATGACGACGCTCTTCCGGCTCTCGCTGAACATCGCGTCGACGAAGCTCATCCTGCTGCACGGAAGCGACGGGCCGGACGCGGCGGGCCACGTGATCCAATCGTTCGGAAACTTCGTCGTCGGCGGGAACTACGTCGTCGGGTTCATCGTTTTCCTGATCCTCGTCGTAGTCAACTTCGTCGTCATCACGAAAGGCGCCGGCAGGATCGCCGAGGTGGCGGCCAGGTTCACCCTCGACGCCATGCCCGGCAAGCAGATGGCGATCGACGCGGACCTGAACGCGGGGATGATCGACGAGACCGAGGCGAGGCGGCGCCGGCAGGACGTGAGCCGCGAGGCCGATTTCTACGGGGCGATGGACGGCTCGAGCAAGTTCGTCCGTGGAGACGCGATCGCCGGGATCGCGATCACCGGGATCAACATCGTGGGCGGGTTCATCATCGGCGTCTTCCAGATGGGGATGCCCATGGTCGAAGCGGCGAAAACCTACACGATCCTGACGGTTGGGGAGGGCCTCGTCGCCCAGATACCCGCCCTGCTCATCTCGACGGCCGCGGGCATCGTGGTCACGCGGACCGGGTCCTCGAACGACATGGGGAAGGACATCGCCGCGCAGGTCATCGTCAACCCCAAGGCGCTCGGGACCTCGTCGGCGATACTCCTCGTCGTGGGGCTCATCCCCGGCCTTCCGCACCTGCCCCTCCTCGCCATGGCGGCGACCCTCGGGGGACTGGCCTACGTGCTCCACAAGCCGGACGTCCCCGAGCCCGACGAGGCGGTCGCGGCTACGAAGAAGGAGGAGCCGCGGGCCGAGTCGCTCCTCGAGGTCAACACGCTTGCGCTGGAAATAGGCTACGGCCTCATCTCGCTCGTGGACGAGACCGGCGGCGAGCTCCTCCAGAAAGTCCGGGCGATGCGGCGCCAGATCGCCAAGGAGATGGGTTTCATCGTCCCCTCGATCCACATCAAGGACAACCTCGCCCTGCGGCCGCATGAGTACAGCTTCAACATCCGGGGGATAGAGGTCGCCCGCGGCGAGGTGATGATGGGGTATTGGCTCGCGGTCTCTTCCGACGGGGCGGCGGCGATCGAGGGAACACCGACCAGGGAACCGGCCTTCGGGCTCCCCGCCTCCTGGATCGAGGAGAAGGACGTGGAAAAGGCGCAGCTCGCCGGCCACATGGTCGTCGATCCTGCCACCGTCATCGTCACGCATTTGACCGAGATCATACGGAAGCACAGCTGGGAGATCCTCACGCGGACCGAGGTCCAGAGCCTGCTCGAGGGCGTCGCGAAGGTCTACCCGCGGATCGTCGACGAACTGATCCCGACCCACATGACGCTCGGAGCCGTCCAGCGGGTACTCCAGAACCTGCTCCGCGAGCGTGTGCCGGTGAACGACCTGGTCACGATCCTCGAGACGCTCCTCGACTACGCGCCGACGACCAAGGACGTCGACATACTCACGGAATACGTTCGGCAGGCGCTGTGCCGCTACATCACCCGGCAGTTCACCGCTCCCGACGGCGTCATCCGGGTCATCTCGCTCGACCCGAGGTTCGAGACCGCATTGACCCAGGCGATGGGAGGCGAGCCGATGAGTCCCGCCGTCGTGAGCCGCCTCGTGCACGGGGTCGAGACGAGCCTCGAAGGGGTGAGGGGCAAGGGCGCCCAGCCGGTGATCCTCTGCTCCATACAGGTGCGGCGATTCCTCCGCCGCCTCCTCGAGAAGTTCGCGCCGGCCATCCCGGTCCTGTCGAGCGCGGAGGTGTCGTCCACCGCGCATATCTCAACCGTAGGAATGGTGAAATATGAAAATTAA